The following are encoded together in the Acidobacteriota bacterium genome:
- a CDS encoding sulfite exporter TauE/SafE family protein encodes MIATAILFTVLLTAVISGVLGMAGGLMLMAVLASILPVTSAMILHGAVQATSNGARFLFLRDRMMWSVLPWYGAGAAVAVLLFVAIAFVPEPALVLIVVGSFPWVARLLPALRGLDVRNRHTAMFCGLTVTGAQLLAGASGPLLDAFYLETKVDRRTIVATKAFTQTVGHLLKIGYYVWVSRTVLPEQPDDRLSPWLIAGGMALAVAGARIGTRLLDRFDDRQFRRVTGPVILALGAVCVLKGLRDLLAA; translated from the coding sequence GTGATCGCGACCGCCATCCTGTTCACGGTCCTCCTTACCGCCGTCATCTCCGGCGTGCTCGGGATGGCCGGCGGCCTGATGCTCATGGCCGTCCTGGCGAGCATCCTGCCGGTCACCAGCGCGATGATCCTCCACGGCGCCGTACAGGCGACGTCGAACGGCGCCCGTTTCCTGTTTCTCCGGGACCGCATGATGTGGTCCGTGCTTCCGTGGTACGGCGCCGGCGCCGCCGTGGCGGTGCTGCTGTTCGTGGCGATTGCCTTCGTGCCCGAGCCGGCGCTGGTCCTCATCGTCGTCGGCAGCTTCCCCTGGGTTGCCCGGCTGCTGCCCGCTCTGCGCGGACTCGACGTCCGCAACCGGCACACGGCCATGTTCTGCGGCCTGACCGTCACCGGCGCGCAGCTTCTTGCCGGCGCATCCGGCCCTCTGCTCGATGCGTTCTACCTCGAGACGAAGGTCGACCGGCGGACAATCGTCGCCACCAAGGCGTTCACCCAGACCGTCGGCCATCTCCTCAAGATCGGCTACTACGTCTGGGTGTCCCGCACGGTCCTGCCGGAGCAACCCGACGACCGGCTCTCACCCTGGCTGATCGCCGGCGGCATGGCGCTCGCCGTGGCCGGCGCGCGGATCGGAACGCGCCTGCTCGACCGGTTCGACGACCGCCAGTTCCGGCGGGTCACCGGACCTGTGATCCTGGCCCTGGGAGCGGTATGCGTACTCAAGGGGCTACGAGACTTGCTGGCGGCATAG
- a CDS encoding VWA domain-containing protein: MSPSTNSSRSPLPAPRQTALGAALLAIAAWTASDAAVHPQAGSAQGTVGFGADAVALAGLEGTWVRNAELSEDPVHRMGTDSQEAADLPAPLAYYAEELSVRRRGLRIESKGHRVFIQNAAGERTLLPLDGVTRSFTHGRKSAAYAGGGVLELATTGVNSTWLWLETFYRSGRQLVHVSESRNFGFPDLSFRTVYDYVDGSPPPADPVDLERIQPSEPTAIRIVPPRRTYRELLSGPVEVRTLVVDPLITTVEFLHDGKPVKQARKAPFKARLRLSDPPREETVEVRAYRDSGAQVDADRIVLNRLDSPFAVRIADLRPVEAEGSSAVSVTSRIAVPRTAVLARVEIYRGERRVAAFDDRDWSRERQGAETVRVDALVEGVEPDDFVRVVARLADGREQEDARLLQEAEYSSEIDVQLVQLQILAVDRDGEPVSDLQPGDFEIEENGERRPVEDLHVSNDVPLVLGIAIDSSVSMGLVWQRLHTVVRRFMAGALDADDRAFLVDFDDTIRLLQPLTGNKPLLTARLNRLLVDGGTALNDGLLFSLLQFRSEPGRRALVVVTDGNDEDSRFTAAQVRDFAESMGVPIYFIGVGRRAPPPILVRKLTRRTGGRLFRIHPDLPPSDLAAGMERVFDRIDADLRHQHVLTYYSNLPPGEGTEPEVRSTRRGVTLKSVLPLYGPE, translated from the coding sequence ATGTCGCCAAGCACCAATTCATCGCGTTCGCCCCTCCCGGCGCCCCGGCAAACAGCTCTAGGTGCGGCTCTGCTGGCTATCGCTGCCTGGACGGCATCCGACGCGGCCGTTCACCCTCAGGCGGGGTCGGCTCAGGGCACGGTCGGGTTCGGCGCCGATGCGGTTGCCCTCGCGGGACTGGAAGGCACCTGGGTCCGCAACGCCGAACTCAGCGAGGATCCCGTCCACCGGATGGGCACGGATTCCCAGGAGGCCGCCGACCTGCCCGCGCCGCTTGCGTACTACGCCGAAGAGCTTTCCGTACGGCGGCGCGGCCTACGAATCGAAAGCAAGGGCCACCGCGTCTTCATTCAAAACGCAGCCGGCGAGAGAACCCTCCTCCCGCTCGACGGCGTGACCAGGAGCTTTACGCACGGCCGCAAGAGTGCCGCGTACGCCGGCGGCGGCGTGCTGGAACTCGCCACGACGGGAGTGAACTCGACCTGGCTCTGGCTCGAGACGTTCTATCGCTCGGGGCGCCAGCTCGTTCACGTCTCCGAATCGCGCAACTTCGGGTTCCCCGACCTGAGCTTTCGCACCGTCTACGACTACGTCGACGGCAGCCCCCCACCGGCGGATCCGGTCGACCTTGAGCGCATCCAGCCCAGCGAGCCGACGGCGATCCGCATCGTGCCGCCTCGACGCACGTACCGAGAGTTGCTGTCCGGCCCGGTCGAAGTCCGGACCCTGGTCGTCGACCCGCTGATCACGACGGTCGAGTTCCTGCACGACGGCAAACCGGTCAAGCAGGCAAGGAAGGCACCGTTCAAGGCCCGTCTCCGGCTCAGCGATCCGCCCCGCGAAGAGACGGTTGAAGTCCGCGCGTACCGCGACAGTGGCGCCCAGGTGGACGCCGACCGGATTGTGCTGAACCGCCTCGACTCTCCCTTCGCCGTCCGTATCGCGGATCTCCGTCCGGTTGAAGCTGAAGGTTCTTCCGCCGTCAGCGTCACGTCCCGGATCGCCGTGCCACGGACCGCGGTCCTGGCCCGCGTCGAGATCTACCGCGGTGAACGCCGGGTCGCGGCGTTCGACGATCGGGACTGGAGCAGGGAGCGGCAGGGAGCGGAAACGGTACGTGTCGACGCGCTGGTTGAGGGCGTCGAGCCCGATGACTTCGTCCGGGTCGTGGCGAGACTCGCCGACGGTCGCGAACAGGAGGATGCCCGACTCCTCCAGGAAGCCGAGTACAGCAGCGAGATCGACGTGCAACTGGTCCAACTCCAGATCCTGGCGGTCGACCGCGACGGCGAGCCGGTGAGTGACCTCCAGCCTGGGGACTTCGAGATCGAGGAGAACGGTGAGCGGCGCCCGGTGGAGGACCTGCACGTCTCGAACGACGTCCCTCTCGTCCTCGGCATCGCAATCGACTCCTCGGTGAGCATGGGACTCGTCTGGCAACGGCTTCACACGGTCGTCCGGAGGTTCATGGCGGGTGCCCTCGACGCAGACGATCGAGCGTTCCTCGTCGATTTCGACGACACCATCCGGTTGCTCCAGCCGCTGACCGGCAACAAGCCCCTCCTCACCGCCCGGCTGAATCGTCTACTGGTTGACGGAGGCACGGCGCTGAATGACGGCCTTCTGTTCTCGCTCCTCCAGTTCCGCAGCGAACCGGGACGCCGCGCGCTGGTCGTTGTGACCGACGGTAACGACGAAGACAGCCGCTTCACGGCGGCCCAGGTCAGAGACTTCGCCGAATCGATGGGAGTTCCCATCTACTTCATCGGCGTGGGCCGGAGAGCACCGCCCCCCATCCTGGTGCGCAAGCTCACCCGGCGCACCGGCGGCCGGCTGTTTCGAATCCATCCGGACTTGCCTCCATCCGATCTGGCCGCCGGAATGGAACGGGTGTTCGACCGGATCGACGCGGATCTCCGGCACCAGCACGTCCTGACCTACTACAGCAACCTCCCGCCAGGCGAGGGAACCGAGCCGGAGGTCCGCAGCACAAGAAGGGGAGTGACCCTGAAGAGCGTCCTGCCGCTCTACGGCCCGGAGTAG
- a CDS encoding ABC transporter permease → MPGRDQARWWRFTVRLFRTKPLGAAGAVVFAIFLFSGIFAGVIAPYGINETDLAHRLEPPSRQFLLGTDHLGRDLFSRVLMGARLSMIVGFCAAALATVVSIVIGVLSGYLGGWFDMLTQRLVDAWMTFPDLVLLIVIVSVVGPGITQIVIILGLLYGIAGSRIVRGAVTSVREHVYTHAAQSIGAGTFHILRRHILPNVMPVVIVLFTTRVGAVILSEAALSFLGLGVPPPAPTWGGMLSGDGRTYLYLGPWLALAPGICLTVVVYAANVFGDALRDLLDPRMRGT, encoded by the coding sequence CTGCCGGGACGCGACCAGGCGCGTTGGTGGCGCTTCACGGTTCGCCTGTTCCGGACCAAGCCGTTGGGTGCCGCCGGCGCAGTCGTCTTCGCGATCTTCCTGTTCTCCGGGATCTTCGCCGGCGTGATCGCTCCTTACGGCATCAACGAGACGGACCTGGCGCATCGCCTCGAGCCGCCGTCCCGGCAGTTCCTGCTGGGCACGGACCATCTCGGCCGCGACCTGTTCTCGCGGGTCCTGATGGGCGCCCGCCTGTCGATGATCGTCGGCTTCTGCGCGGCTGCCCTGGCGACCGTCGTGTCGATCGTGATCGGCGTCCTCTCGGGTTACCTCGGCGGCTGGTTCGACATGTTGACGCAGCGCCTGGTCGACGCCTGGATGACCTTTCCCGACCTGGTGCTCCTGATCGTCATCGTGTCCGTGGTGGGCCCGGGGATCACCCAGATCGTCATCATCCTGGGGCTTCTCTACGGCATCGCTGGCTCGCGCATCGTCCGCGGCGCGGTGACCTCGGTGCGCGAGCACGTCTACACGCACGCCGCGCAGTCGATCGGCGCGGGGACGTTCCACATCCTGCGACGGCACATCCTGCCCAACGTGATGCCGGTCGTCATCGTCCTGTTCACGACCCGGGTCGGCGCCGTCATCCTGTCGGAGGCGGCGCTTTCGTTTCTCGGCCTGGGCGTGCCGCCACCGGCGCCTACGTGGGGCGGGATGCTCTCCGGCGATGGCCGCACCTACCTCTACCTGGGACCGTGGCTGGCGCTTGCCCCCGGCATCTGCCTGACCGTCGTCGTCTACGCCGCGAACGTCTTCGGGGACGCGTTGCGCGACTTGCTCGATCCACGGATGAGGGGAACCTGA
- a CDS encoding VWA domain-containing protein — translation MTTSDDIRRVRPRHDGFRTAPFAAALLGLLLSAPATAPAFAQEAAPPETSTATVADDPVAAIPGIWIRDERLSEDPIEKLEETYGQTFGGGPGRSPGANPGSGRTGGFGRGGQGPSGRGGFGGGRGSRQPGGTQDGPSGMREMARELAERLDVLLVRIDDPQLLIRNAKREDRILYLDGRDIADGFGGRSRARLLGDSLEVETVSQGRQRIETFYLEGNQLVLVTDLQGGRFADLSFRTVYERSGDAPAVAVPAAEARTRDAAAEPDEDGFNRADFLPPVESGRGGRRPGRADGPRSARPATIRILPPERGYRELLTGRVLIQTLTIDPQIAVVEFFLDGEQAARATTPPFEARIRLADPPREQTIEARATSARGAQAGADRIVLNRLDPPFAVRIAGITAGETDGQTTVRVDAGISVPRSETLARVEFYRTERLVASFDDFEGEAGPSGVRSVVADVPTSGATPQDFVRVVARLGDGRELEDVELLQGAQFQAEIDVQLVQLQVLVVDRSGNPVGDLQPEDFEVRENGERRQVENLYVSNDIPLSLGLAIDSSGSMEHIWRQTNAIAEAFLNGALTWRDQAFLVDFDSTLRLVQPLTGSKPLLARGLERLFPQGQTALYDAILFSLLQYGETPGRRALVVVTDGFDSNSRSDPTRAIDFGKRLGVPVYVVAMRSLGFGPTTMEDANLRNSMRLITGPTGGRLFQIESIDQMASVFDHIEEELRRQYVLTYYSERPFGSAVEPEVRMTRRGLRVRSALPLDAIE, via the coding sequence GTGACCACCAGCGATGACATCCGGCGTGTTCGACCGCGCCACGACGGGTTCCGAACGGCGCCGTTCGCAGCCGCTCTCCTCGGCCTTCTTCTCTCGGCGCCCGCCACGGCCCCGGCGTTCGCCCAGGAGGCCGCTCCACCGGAGACGTCGACCGCAACGGTGGCCGACGACCCGGTGGCCGCCATCCCGGGCATCTGGATCCGGGACGAACGGCTGAGCGAGGATCCGATCGAGAAGCTCGAGGAGACCTACGGCCAGACCTTCGGCGGCGGGCCGGGCCGGTCACCGGGCGCAAACCCCGGCAGCGGACGCACCGGCGGCTTTGGCCGCGGCGGCCAGGGCCCTTCCGGCCGCGGGGGATTCGGCGGCGGCCGCGGCAGCAGACAGCCGGGCGGCACACAGGATGGACCATCGGGAATGCGCGAGATGGCGCGGGAACTCGCGGAGCGGCTGGATGTGCTGTTGGTTCGCATCGACGACCCCCAGCTCCTGATCCGCAACGCGAAGCGCGAGGACCGCATCCTCTACCTGGACGGACGCGACATCGCGGACGGCTTCGGCGGCCGCAGCCGCGCCCGCCTTCTCGGCGACTCGCTCGAAGTCGAGACTGTCTCCCAGGGGCGGCAGCGAATCGAGACCTTCTACCTGGAGGGGAACCAACTCGTTCTCGTCACCGATCTCCAGGGAGGACGCTTCGCCGATCTCTCGTTCCGCACCGTCTACGAGCGCTCGGGCGACGCGCCCGCGGTCGCGGTTCCGGCAGCCGAGGCGCGCACGCGTGACGCCGCCGCCGAACCGGATGAGGACGGCTTCAACCGGGCGGACTTCCTGCCGCCGGTCGAGAGCGGTCGCGGCGGGAGGCGGCCAGGGCGCGCGGACGGCCCACGCAGCGCGCGGCCGGCGACGATCCGCATCCTGCCGCCGGAGCGCGGCTACCGCGAGCTGCTCACCGGCCGGGTCCTGATTCAGACCCTCACGATCGACCCGCAGATCGCCGTCGTCGAGTTCTTCCTCGACGGCGAGCAGGCGGCCCGCGCCACGACGCCGCCGTTCGAGGCGCGGATCAGGCTCGCCGATCCGCCCCGCGAGCAGACCATCGAGGCCAGAGCGACCAGCGCCCGTGGCGCCCAGGCGGGTGCCGACAGGATCGTTCTGAACCGGCTCGATCCCCCGTTCGCGGTGCGGATCGCCGGCATCACTGCCGGCGAAACCGACGGCCAGACGACGGTCCGCGTGGATGCCGGCATCTCCGTGCCGCGCTCCGAGACCCTGGCGCGGGTCGAGTTCTACCGCACGGAACGGCTGGTCGCTTCGTTCGACGACTTCGAGGGCGAGGCCGGTCCCAGCGGCGTGCGCTCGGTGGTGGCCGACGTCCCGACCTCCGGCGCTACGCCCCAGGACTTTGTCCGGGTCGTGGCGCGCCTGGGAGACGGAAGGGAACTGGAAGATGTCGAACTGCTCCAGGGCGCCCAGTTCCAGGCCGAGATCGACGTCCAGCTCGTCCAGCTCCAGGTACTCGTCGTCGATCGAAGCGGCAACCCGGTCGGCGATCTCCAGCCGGAGGACTTCGAGGTCCGCGAGAACGGGGAGCGGCGCCAGGTCGAGAATCTCTACGTGTCGAACGACATCCCCCTGTCGCTGGGACTGGCGATCGACTCCTCCGGCAGCATGGAGCACATCTGGCGCCAGACCAACGCGATCGCCGAAGCGTTTCTCAATGGCGCCCTGACCTGGCGCGACCAGGCGTTCCTGGTCGACTTCGACTCGACGCTCCGCCTGGTACAGCCGCTCACCGGCAGCAAGCCGCTGCTGGCGCGGGGCCTGGAACGTCTGTTCCCTCAGGGCCAGACGGCCCTGTATGACGCGATCCTGTTCTCGCTACTCCAGTACGGCGAGACGCCCGGCCGCCGCGCTCTGGTCGTTGTCACCGACGGCTTCGACTCGAACAGCCGCTCCGACCCGACCCGCGCGATCGATTTCGGCAAGCGGTTGGGAGTGCCCGTCTACGTCGTCGCGATGCGCTCCCTCGGCTTCGGCCCGACGACGATGGAGGACGCGAACCTCCGCAACAGCATGCGGCTGATCACCGGGCCGACCGGCGGCCGCCTGTTCCAGATCGAGTCGATCGACCAGATGGCCAGCGTGTTCGACCACATCGAGGAGGAGTTGCGGCGCCAGTACGTCCTGACGTACTACAGCGAGCGTCCGTTCGGCTCTGCCGTGGAGCCGGAAGTCCGAATGACCCGAAGAGGCCTCAGGGTGCGGAGTGCACTGCCGCTCGACGCGATCGAGTAG
- a CDS encoding ABC transporter ATP-binding protein, which produces MRAVAEPLLRVENLNVAFRSGFGERPPVRAVNSVSFEVAAGETLAIVGESGSGKSVTALSILRLIPEPGRIENGRILFEGRDLLALDEAGIRAVRGNRIAMIFQEPMSSLNPVLTIGRQVAEPLRLHRRLKRREALDQAVDLLRSVAIPDAEKRLGDYPHQFSGGMRQRAMIAMALACHPRLLIADEPTTALDVTVQAQILELLKERTRETDSALILITHDLGVVARYADRVAVMYGGRIVESGPAGALYADPRHPYTQGLLRSVPRLEGDTGARLASIEGQPPDLSALPVGCAFEPRCPNAHERCLEAPPPLVAHGAARAWACYRAEEEPAA; this is translated from the coding sequence CTGAGAGCCGTCGCGGAGCCGCTGCTGCGGGTCGAGAACCTGAACGTCGCCTTCCGGTCCGGCTTCGGCGAGCGTCCGCCGGTGCGTGCGGTGAACTCGGTCTCCTTCGAGGTCGCTGCCGGCGAAACGCTGGCGATCGTGGGGGAGAGCGGTTCCGGGAAGAGCGTCACCGCGCTCTCGATCCTGCGCCTGATCCCGGAACCGGGGCGGATCGAGAACGGCCGGATCCTGTTCGAGGGCCGCGACCTGCTGGCTCTCGACGAGGCCGGCATCCGGGCGGTGCGGGGCAACCGTATCGCGATGATCTTCCAGGAGCCGATGTCCTCGCTCAATCCGGTGCTCACGATCGGCCGCCAGGTTGCCGAGCCCTTGCGCCTGCACCGAAGGCTCAAGCGGCGCGAGGCCCTCGATCAGGCGGTGGACCTGCTCAGGTCGGTCGCGATTCCGGATGCGGAGAAGCGGCTCGGCGACTACCCGCACCAGTTCTCCGGCGGCATGCGCCAGCGGGCGATGATCGCGATGGCCCTGGCGTGCCACCCGCGCCTTCTGATCGCCGACGAACCGACCACGGCGCTCGACGTCACGGTTCAGGCGCAGATCCTCGAACTGCTCAAGGAGCGCACCCGGGAGACCGACTCGGCGCTCATCCTGATCACCCATGATCTCGGCGTGGTTGCCCGCTACGCCGATCGGGTGGCGGTCATGTACGGCGGGCGGATCGTCGAAAGCGGCCCGGCCGGGGCGCTCTACGCGGATCCGCGGCATCCCTACACGCAGGGGCTTCTGCGCTCGGTGCCCCGGCTCGAGGGCGACACCGGCGCCCGTCTCGCGTCGATCGAAGGCCAGCCGCCGGACCTGTCGGCGCTGCCCGTGGGCTGCGCCTTTGAGCCGCGCTGTCCCAACGCGCATGAGCGCTGCCTGGAAGCGCCGCCGCCGCTCGTCGCGCATGGTGCTGCCCGGGCCTGGGCCTGCTACCGAGCCGAAGAGGAGCCGGCGGCCTGA
- a CDS encoding ABC transporter substrate-binding protein produces MRERLSLIGAVALTLLLGACADAPPARSPSPAGGTDMGADLSFEPGPAPAEPPRYGGELNVGTVYVTLSALSWDKADWNWKQNHDTGMLYEQLFVADLDQAAVRGGHKRFVSEAYLSAETIRGEVAASWEWEDPLTLVIEVRRGMMFPAKPGVMGARELDAHDVVFSFERLRDSPKAIPTYFDHIDRVVARDDHTVAFEFGEFNAEWDYRFGYGYFSGIGPRELADVDPKDWRNVTGTGPFSLERFIPGNSQTYARRPDYWDRTAIGGQTYEIPFIDKLTYRTIKDEATYLTAIRTGKLDILEYIRWIAVDHLKKTTPELRWSRWLSTGGTFMVMRVDQEPFDDVRVRRAINLAVNQREIVELFFGGNAELFAYPQHPSWEGYFEPLEAMPPSVQELFEYKPEKARRLLAEAGYPDGFTFRMQVSANNAMRMELAPLLASYLDRIGVTIEIEVVEYAAYLSMMTTRTHGPGYLMASGHVNPTTTLRKNFVTGQTWNPSMWSDPELDRRIHEMFLTRDEAERQRIVKQITKEMLDEAPYLWLPVPYIYTAWWPWVKNYGGELRAGAVRPGPIYARLWIDQEMKREMGF; encoded by the coding sequence ATGCGAGAACGCCTTTCCCTGATCGGTGCGGTGGCCCTGACCCTCCTCCTCGGCGCCTGCGCCGACGCGCCCCCCGCCCGTTCCCCGTCGCCGGCCGGCGGCACCGACATGGGAGCCGACCTGTCCTTCGAGCCGGGCCCGGCGCCGGCGGAGCCGCCCCGCTACGGCGGCGAGTTGAACGTCGGCACGGTCTACGTCACCCTGTCGGCGCTGTCCTGGGACAAGGCGGACTGGAACTGGAAGCAGAACCACGACACGGGGATGCTCTACGAGCAGCTCTTCGTCGCCGATCTCGATCAGGCCGCGGTCCGGGGCGGCCACAAGCGCTTCGTCTCGGAGGCCTACCTGTCCGCGGAGACGATCCGCGGCGAAGTGGCCGCAAGCTGGGAATGGGAAGATCCGCTGACCCTGGTGATCGAGGTCCGGCGCGGCATGATGTTCCCGGCCAAGCCCGGAGTGATGGGGGCGAGGGAGCTCGACGCCCACGACGTCGTGTTCAGTTTCGAGCGCCTGCGCGACAGCCCGAAGGCGATTCCGACCTACTTCGACCACATCGACCGCGTCGTGGCCAGGGACGACCACACGGTCGCTTTCGAGTTCGGCGAGTTCAACGCCGAGTGGGACTACCGGTTCGGCTACGGCTACTTCTCGGGCATCGGGCCGCGGGAACTTGCCGACGTCGACCCCAAAGACTGGCGGAACGTCACCGGTACGGGTCCGTTTTCACTGGAGCGGTTCATCCCCGGCAACTCGCAGACCTACGCCCGCAGGCCGGACTACTGGGACCGGACCGCGATCGGCGGCCAGACCTACGAGATCCCCTTCATCGACAAGCTCACTTACCGCACGATCAAGGACGAGGCGACCTACTTGACCGCCATTCGCACGGGCAAGCTGGACATCCTCGAGTACATCCGCTGGATCGCCGTCGACCACCTGAAGAAGACGACTCCCGAGCTGCGCTGGTCGCGCTGGCTGTCGACCGGCGGCACCTTCATGGTCATGCGGGTCGACCAGGAGCCGTTCGACGATGTGAGAGTGCGGCGGGCGATCAACCTCGCGGTGAACCAACGGGAGATCGTCGAGCTGTTCTTCGGCGGCAACGCGGAGCTGTTCGCCTACCCTCAGCATCCCTCGTGGGAGGGGTACTTCGAGCCGCTCGAGGCGATGCCGCCGTCCGTGCAGGAACTGTTCGAGTACAAGCCCGAGAAGGCGCGCCGCCTGCTGGCCGAGGCGGGTTACCCCGACGGCTTCACCTTCAGGATGCAGGTGTCGGCCAACAACGCGATGCGGATGGAGCTGGCGCCGCTGCTCGCGAGCTACCTGGACCGCATCGGCGTGACGATCGAGATCGAGGTCGTGGAGTACGCGGCCTACCTGTCGATGATGACCACCCGCACCCACGGTCCCGGCTACCTGATGGCCAGCGGCCACGTGAACCCGACGACCACGCTCCGCAAGAACTTCGTCACCGGCCAGACCTGGAACCCGTCGATGTGGTCGGATCCGGAACTCGACCGCCGCATCCACGAGATGTTCCTGACCCGGGACGAGGCCGAAAGGCAGCGGATCGTCAAGCAGATCACGAAGGAGATGCTGGACGAGGCGCCCTACCTCTGGCTGCCCGTGCCGTACATCTACACGGCCTGGTGGCCGTGGGTGAAGAACTACGGCGGCGAGCTGCGCGCCGGCGCCGTGCGCCCGGGTCCGATCTACGCGCGGCTCTGGATCGACCAGGAGATGAAGCGGGAGATGGGCTTCTGA
- a CDS encoding ABC transporter permease — protein MKTYILRRLLAMVPTLFFASLIVFVSMRVIPGDVIDLMLAQNDVSTSMDREALEAAMGLDQPMATQYVRWAGDALSGDLGQSLWRSTPVTEQILARLPVTFELGLLALVVALSVAVPIGIFSATRQDSALDYTARSFSLVMLAIPGFWLGTLVMVFPSVWWRWAPELEYTPFLVDPIANLTHLIVPAILLGLSLSAVTMRMTRTMMLEVMRQDYVRTARAKGLRERAVVVQHALKNGLIPVVTLIGLQAPLLIGGAVVMEQIFVIPGMGLLLLEGVYERDYPVISGVFLVVGVAVLLINLLVDLSYGWLDPKVRYG, from the coding sequence ATGAAGACATACATCCTGCGTCGGCTGCTGGCGATGGTGCCGACGCTGTTCTTCGCCAGCCTGATCGTCTTCGTGTCGATGCGGGTCATTCCCGGCGACGTGATCGACCTGATGCTCGCGCAGAACGACGTTTCGACGAGCATGGACCGGGAAGCGCTGGAGGCGGCGATGGGTCTCGACCAGCCGATGGCGACTCAGTACGTGCGCTGGGCGGGCGACGCGCTGAGCGGCGACCTGGGCCAGTCGCTCTGGCGCAGCACGCCGGTGACGGAGCAGATCCTGGCGCGGCTGCCGGTGACCTTCGAGCTGGGCCTGCTGGCGCTGGTCGTCGCGCTGTCCGTGGCGGTGCCGATCGGCATCTTCTCGGCCACCCGGCAGGACTCCGCGCTCGACTACACGGCTCGGTCGTTCTCCCTCGTGATGCTGGCGATCCCCGGCTTCTGGCTCGGCACCCTGGTCATGGTCTTCCCGTCCGTGTGGTGGCGATGGGCGCCGGAACTCGAGTACACGCCGTTCCTCGTCGATCCGATCGCGAACCTCACGCACCTGATCGTCCCGGCGATCCTGCTCGGCCTCTCCTTGTCCGCGGTGACGATGCGGATGACCCGGACGATGATGCTCGAGGTGATGAGGCAGGACTACGTGCGCACGGCCCGCGCCAAGGGACTTCGGGAGCGGGCCGTCGTCGTCCAGCACGCGCTCAAGAACGGATTGATCCCGGTCGTCACGCTGATCGGGCTGCAGGCGCCGCTGCTGATCGGCGGCGCCGTGGTGATGGAGCAGATCTTCGTCATTCCGGGCATGGGGCTGCTGCTGCTCGAAGGGGTCTACGAGCGGGACTATCCGGTGATCTCCGGCGTCTTCCTGGTCGTCGGCGTCGCGGTGCTGCTGATCAACCTCCTCGTCGACCTGAGCTACGGCTGGCTCGATCCGAAGGTTCGCTACGGATGA